Proteins encoded in a region of the Trypanosoma brucei gambiense DAL972 chromosome 11, complete sequence genome:
- a CDS encoding chaperone protein DNAj, putative has protein sequence MRGLAAAHTSNTKLVSFLFVSFACLGFAPVVHSHDDSGDGADEIDYYAVLGLTPEATDREVRQRFRELSRKYHPDVSSGGDAREMFSRITRANEVLSDKKKRRMYDMRGEEGLRQLKRLEAESGGGQFGSISQLFRHHAARRLRGKNTEATLHLPLDVVYTGGRRTVTINKQKVCTKCRGTGAKRPSGLKTCEHCGGHGILRQRLQLAPGMFQEIRQTCPYCGGRGSIMKERCGVCGGNGVHRADVELTVDIDAGMPEGHVLSFEMEADESPDTIPGDLLLSVQTKKHPRFSRRANDVDLDMTLVVTLKEALLGFQRRVEHLDGSEFFVNETGITQYGAVLKVPGKGMPRHNVPSEFGDLYVKVLFEMPDMLTKEQREELAEHL, from the coding sequence ATGCGGGGTTTGGCGGCAGCCCACACTTCCAATACAAaacttgtttcctttctgttCGTTAGTTTTGCGTGTCTAGGTTTCGCTCCCGTTGTGCACTCCCATGATGACAGTGGGGATGGGGCGGATGAGATTGACTACTACGCTGTGCTCGGTCTGACTCCTGAGGCCACTGACAGGGAGGTGCGACAGAGGTTCCGGGAACTTTCCCGTAAATATCACCCAGATGTTTCTTCTGGTGGCGATGCGCGTGAGATGTTCAGCAGAATCACTCGTGCAAATGAGGTGCTTTCTGATAAAAAGAAACGCCGCATGTACGATATGCGCGGTGAGGAAGGGTTGCGACAGCTGAAGCGATTAGAGGCAGAGAGTGGAGGAGGGCAGTTTGGCTCAATCTCGCAGCTGTTCCGTCACCATGCTGCCAGGCGCTTAAGGGGGAAGAATACCGAGGCGACACTTCACCTGCCTCTCGATGTTGTGTACACGGGTGGTAGGCGAACTGTCACTATTAACAAGCAAAAGGTGTGCACTAAGTGCCGGGGCACGGGCGCCAAACGCCCATCTGGGCTGAAAACGTGTGAACATTGCGGGGGGCATGGCATCTTGCGGCAACGTTTGCAGCTTGCCCCAGGCATGTTTCAGGAAATACGCCAAACCTGCCCGTACTGTGGTGGGCGCGGCAGTATTATGAAGGAACGATGTGGGGTGTGTGGCGGCAACGGTGTGCATCGAGCTGATGTGGAGCTTACAGTCGATATAGATGCCGGTATGCCTGAAGGACATGTTCTTTCGTTTGAGATGGAGGCGGATGAGTCCCCCGATACGATTCCTGGAGACCTCCTTTTGAGCGTTCAGACGAAGAAACATCCCCGTTTCTCCCGCCGCGCAAACGATGTAGATCTCGACATGACGCTTGTGGTGACGTTGAAGGAGGCGCTTCTTGGCTTTCAGCGGCGTGTAGAGCATCTCGATGGGTCAGAGTTTTTCGTGAATGAGACAGGTATCACACAATATGGTGCGGTGCTGAAGGTACCCGGGAAGGGGATGCCTCGGCACAACGTGCCATCAGAGTTTGGTGACCTGTACGTGAAGGTTTTGTTTGAGATGCCTGATATGCTAACCAAAGAGCAGAGGGAGGAGTTGGCGGAGCATCTGTAG
- a CDS encoding dynein light intermediate chain, putative, whose amino-acid sequence MQGGAAGGAARTEVPPPPAPNGMPPDAGAADGKPPPAADVAPADSAAPPAPAAPQIVVDPTKDLWQNIALNTKENNLPQSEANLFVVGCSGAGKTSVIQRVCSAIGAGGNTSGKGKTKVKPTTALDYQYTTRSDRHVSQTVHFWELAQGMELSQLCEVVITPENVHLMHIAIVVDFSDPSSMWDTLAYWLKRVDRRANEILQKMRAKGSNTPDKLHARAQRALGEGHPDLKRVRLSGLPTVIVCNKVDAFPGPMEQMKTLTRCLRFIAHLYGAYLVFSSDADSAKLRLLLNHLLFLTPFDARQVELDVERGTILIMPENDTFVDIGDPPLCDGPSGGPVTQSTGDSELDRWKVPLDAMFPPKAGGGRAQSDAMLKRLYDMGEGGFGEPTIDTIRRQKDEELEQYRKSAARRDKGDK is encoded by the coding sequence ATGCAAGGCGGTGCCGCTGGAGGAGCTGCGCGAACTGAAGTGCCACCTCCACCAGCACCCAACGGGATGCCTCCGGACGCGGGAGCAGCAGATGGCAAACCTCCACCAGCAGCAGATGTGGCTCCCGCCGATTCAGCCGCCCCTCCAGCCCCCGCTGCACCACAAATCGTCGTGGATCCAACAAAGGACTTGTGGCAGAATATTGCACTAAATACAAAAGAGAATAATCTTCCGCAGAGCGAGGCGAACCTATTCGTTGTTGGTTGCTCCGGGGCGGGAAAAACTAGCGTTATTCAGCGAGTGTGTTCCGCAATTGGCGCGGGGGGAAATACATCAGGTAAGGGCAAGACTAAAGTGAAACCAACAACGGCACTGGACTATCAATATACGACGCGCAGCGACCGCCACGTTTCGCAGACTGTGCACTTCTGGGAGCTTGCGCAGGGGATGGAGCTGTCACAGTTATGTGAGGTGGTTATCACACCTGAGAACGTTCACTTAATGCACATCGCTATCGTTGTGGATTTTTCGGATCCCTCGTCCATGTGGGACACGCTTGCGTATTGGTTGAAGCGTGTTGACCGTCGAGCCAATGAGATACTGCAAAAAATGCGGGCGAAGGGATCCAACACCCCCGATAAACTCCACGCCCGAGCGCAACGGGCGTTGGGTGAGGGACACCCCGATCTGAAGCGCGTTCGTCTCTCCGGCCTGCCAACAGTGATTGTGTGCAACAAGGTCGACGCCTTCCCGGGACCGATGGAGCAAATGAAGACTCTCACTCGCTGCCTTCGCTTTATCGCACACCTCTATGGTGCTTACCTCGTCTTCTCCAGTGATGCAGACTCCGCGAAGCTGCGGTTGCTTCTTAATCATCTTCTCTTCCTTACACCCTTTGACGCCCGACAGGTGGAGTTGGACGTAGAACGTGGTACAATTCTTATTATGCCTGAGAACGACACGTTTGTCGACATCGGGGACCCGCCACTGTGCGACGGCCCGAGTGGAGGACCGGTCACGCAATCAACTGGCGATTCCGAGCTCGACCGCTGGAAGGTACCGTTGGATGCGATGTTCCCTCCGAAGGCTGGTGGCGGGCGTGCGCAGAGTGACGCAATGCTTAAGCGATTGTATGATATGGGAGAGGGTGGGTTTGGTGAGCCGACAATAGACACGATCCGAAGGCAGAAGGATGAGGAGCTTGAACAGTACCGCAAGAGTGCGGCGAGACGGGACAAGGGTGACAAATAA
- a CDS encoding glucosamine-6-phosphate isomerase, putative has translation MRIVISPDDEAVADYVSEYIIKKIIDFGPSSERPFVIGLPTGSSPLKTYQRLVKAYRDGRISFRNVVTFNMDEYVGLPRDHPQSYYYFMKHNFFDHVDIPEQNRNLLNGTAADLVAECRMYEEKIAAVGGVELFLAGVGTDGHLAFNEPGSSLESLTRVKSLNQETITSNARFFDNDIRKVPTMALTVGIRTVMNARNVVVVATGAGKAVPVAHCVEGSVTHAHPITALQLHPAAVLCVDEDATLELKVKTVRYFKGLLEREEEFERLQSSVESEAPPPK, from the coding sequence ATGCGTATCGTCATTTCCCCCGATGATGAAGCCGTCGCAGATTACGTCTCGGAATACATCATTAAGAAGATAATTGATTTTGGTCCCTCCAGCGAGAGACCGTTTGTTATTGGTCTTCCGACCGGTAGCTCTCCACTGAAAACATACCAGCGGCTCGTGAAGGCGTACCGCGATGGCCGCATTTCTTTTCGTAATGTGGTAACTTTCAACATGGATGAATACGTCGGTCTCCCCCGTGACCATCCGCAGagttattactattttatgAAACATAACTTCTTTGATCATGTGGATATTCCCGAACAGAACCGCAACCTTTTAAATGGGACAGCCGCTGATTTGGTGGCAGAGTGTCGCATGTATGAGGAGAAAATTGCGGCTGTAGGTGGCGTGGAACTTTTTCTCGCGGGTGTAGGCACTGATGGCCATTTGGCTTTCAATGAACCTGGCAGCAGTTTGGAAAGCCTCACACGTGTTAAGTCTCTCAATCAGGAGACAATTACTTCCAACGCTCGGTTCTTCGATAATGATATCCGAAAGGTGCCGACGATGGCCTTAACTGTTGGTATTCGTACGGTAATGAATGCAAGGAATGTTGTGGTTGTAGCGACAGGAGCAGGAAAAGCTGTGCCTGTAGCCCATTGTGTGGAAGGCAGCGTAACGCATGCACATCCCATCACCGCCTTGCAACTTCATCCCGCAGCTGTGCTTTGCGTAGATGAAGATGCCACACTGGAGCTGAAGGTAAAAACGGTACGGTACTTTAAGGGATTActggaaagggaggaagaattTGAGCGTCTTCAATCTAGTGTTGAAAGTgaagcaccaccaccaaagtGA
- a CDS encoding T-complex protein 1, alpha subunit, putative: MQTKQKAALGINGFRTSGLAVRRENVTATAAVANVVKSSLGPVGLDKMLVDDVGDVCVTNDGATILKSLDVEHPAARLLVDLAQLQDKEVGDGTTSVVILAAELLKRAQDLIVQGIHATSIIAGYKLALREALRYLKDSLSVSVNALGKEVLLNIARTSMSSKILSADAELFAKIVVDAIQSVKTVNDLGDVVYPRKAVSILLQHGKSSRESMLLQGFALGLSRAAQGMPTSVQNAKIALIDFDLRAVKMKLSMNITITDPTKAEAIRQRELDITKERIKKMIAAGANVILTSWGIEDSMMKYMVDEGILGVRRVKKEDMRRIAKATGAQIVHTMSDLEGEEVFESKWLGQADRVYEERFGEDDVIIISGTSNSVCATIVCRGANYFVLEEMERALNDALWAVARTLEASLVVAGGGAVEAALSVYLENFAFTLGSREQLAVAAFAEALLVIPKTLALNAAMDATELVSRLRVIHNEAQREGAKGGNAGSASRFCGLDLVEGKARNNVEAGVLEPQPSKVKSLQFATEAAITIIRIDDCVRLNPEEEEEGRR, from the coding sequence ATGCAAACCAAGCAGAAGGCCGCGCTTGGAATTAACGGTTTCCGGACGAGTGGATTGGCAGTACGACGGGAGAATGTAACGGCCACAGCTGCCGTGGCGAACGTTGTTAAATCATCTCTGGGTCCTGTTGGGCTCGACAAGATGCTTGTGGATGACGTTGGCGACGTGTGTGTTACAAATGACGGAGCCACAATACTGAAAAGCTTAGACGTTGAGCACCCCGCCGCCCGCCTGCTCGTGGATCTCGCGCAGTTGCAGGACAAAGAGGTCGGTGACGGTACCACTTCTGTTGTTATCCTCGCCGCCGAGTTGCTCAAGCGGGCTCAGGACCTCATTGTTCAGGGTATCCACGCCACCAGCATTATTGCAGGTTATAAGTTGGCTCTTCGTGAGGCCTTGCGGTACTTGAAGGATAGCTTAAGTGTCTCTGTGAATGCGCTTGGCAAGGAAGTGCTGCTGAACATCGCCCGCACATCCATGAGCAGTAAGATCCTCAGCGCCGATGCCGAGCTCTTCGCGAAAATTGTGGTGGATGCTATTCAGTCCGTGAAGACTGTGAATGACTTGGGGGATGTTGTGTACCCGCGGAAGGCTGTGAGCATCTTGCTTCAGCACGGCAAGAGTTCGCGTGAATCGATGCTCCTGCAAGGTTTCGCGTTGGGTCTCTCCCGCGCCGCACAGGGGATGCCGACATCGGTTCAGAATGCCAAGATTGCACTCATTGACTTCGACTTACGCGCTGTGAAGATGAAGTTAAGTATGAATATCACCATTACAGACCCCACGAAGGCAGAGGCCATCCGTCAGCGGGAGCTCGACATCACGAAGGAGCGCATAAAGAAGATGATCGCCGCCGGTGCAAACGTCATTCTTACCTCGTGGGGTATTGAAGACAGCATGATGAAGTACATGGTGGATGAAGGTATTCTCGGTGTGCGTCGTGTTAAGAAGGAGGATATGCGCCGCATTGCAAAGGCTACCGGTGCGCAGATCGTGCACACGATGTCCGACCTCGAAGGTGAAGAAGTATTCGAATCCAAGTGGCTCGGCCAAGCGGACCGCGTATATGAGGAACGCTTCGGTGAGGATGATGTTATCATCATCTCCGGTACGAGCAACTCCGTTTGCGCAACCATAGTATGCCGTGGTGCAAACTACTTTGTCCTTGAAGAGATGGAGCGCGCTTTGAATGACGCCCTTTGGGCAGTTGCCCGGACTCTGGAGGCGAGTCTGGTGGTGGCTGGCGGTGGGGCGGTAGAGGCGGCGCTGTCTGTCTATCTGGAGAACTTTGCCTTTACACTCGGCTCAAGGGAACAACTGGCAGTAGCAGCCTTTGCAGAGGCGCTGTTGGTTATTCCCAAGACATTAGCCCTCAACGCTGCAATGGACGCTACAGAGTTGGTGTCACGGCTGCGTGTCATTCACAATGAGGCTCAGAGGGAAGGGGCGAAAGGTGGCAATGCGGGGAGCGCTTCCCGCTTCTGCGGTCTTGACCTCGTTGAAGGGAAGGCTCGCAATAACGTCGAGGCCGGCGTGCTCGAGCCACAACCCAGCAAAGTGAAGTCATTGCAGTTCGCCACGGAGGCAGCCATCACCATCATTCGCATTGATGACTGTGTTCGCCTTAAccctgaggaagaggaggagggacgCCGTTAA
- a CDS encoding dihydrolipoyl dehydrogenase yields the protein MFRRCFPIFNPYDVVVVGGGPGGYVAAIKAAQLGLKTACVEKRGALGGTCLNVGCIPSKALLHATHMYHDAHANFERYGLMGGAGVTMDVAKMQQQKEKSVNGLTSGVEYLLKKNKVTYYKGEAGFVTPNTLNVKGIDGKDEAIEAKNTIIATGSEPTALPFLPFDEKVVLSSTGALALQQVPKKMVVIGGGVIGLELGSVWARLGSDVTVVEFAPRCAPTLDSDVTDALVGALKRNEKMKFMTGTKVVNGTNNGDSVTLEVEQAGGKRETLHCDALLVSVGRRPYTAGLGLEKINVSLNERGFVKIGSHFETNVAGVYAIGDVVDKGPMLAHKAEDEGVACAEILAGRPGHVNYDVIPGVIYTMPEVASVGKTEEELKKAGVAYKVGKFPFNANSRAKAVATEDGFVKVLTDKATDRILGVHIVCSAAGELIAEACLAMEYGASSEDVGRTCHAHPTMSEAVKEACMACFAKTINF from the coding sequence ATGTTCCGTCGCTGCTTTCCGATCTTTAACCCCTACGATGTCGTGGTCGTTGGTGGTGGACCCGGTGGTTACGTGGCAGCCATCAAAGCAGCTCAACTCGGCCTTAAGACGGCATGCGTGGAGAAGCGTGGGGCCCTCGGTGGCACGTGCCTAAACGTTGGCTGCATTCCCTCGAAAGCACTTCTTCACGCCACACACATGTATCATGATGCACATGCCAACTTTGAACGATACGGTCTGATGGGTGGTGCAGGTGTCACGATGGATGTGGCCAAAATGCAGCAACAAAAGGAGAAATCCGTGAATGGTCTCACCAGCGGTGTCGAATACCTCTTGAAGAAGAATAAGGTGACATACTACAAGGGTGAGGCCGGATTCGTCACTCCTAATACACTTAACGTGAAGGGAATCGACGGAAAAGATGAGGCCATCGAGGCAAAGAACACCATCATTGCCACCGGTAGTGAGCCGACGGCTCTTCCATTCCTTCCCTTTGATGAGAAGGTTGTGCTCTCCTCCACTGGTGCCCTCGCGCTTCAGCAGGTGCCGAAGAAGATGGTAGTcattggtggtggtgttatcGGCCTTGAGCTCGGGAGCGTGTGGGCGCGCCTCGGATCCGATGTCACGGTTGTGGAGTTTGCACCTCGTTGTGCCCCAACCCTTGACAGCGACGTCACCGACGCCCTCGTTGGTGCACTCAAGAGGAACGAGAAGATGAAGTTCATGACCGGCACGAAGGTCGTAAATGGAACAAACAACGGCGATAGCGTGACTCTTGAAGTGGAACAAGCTGGCGGCAAGCGCGAGACGCTCCACTGCGATGCATTGCTCGTGTCTGTGGGGCGGCGTCCGTATACCGCAGGTCTTGGATTGGAAAAAATTAACGTTTCCCTCAATGAGCGCGGTTTCGTAAAGATTGGGAGCCACTTTGAAACCAATGTGGCAGGTGTGTATGCTATTGGTGATGTGGTGGACAAGGGCCCGATGCTCGCCCATAAGGCTGAGGATGAAGGTGTTGCGTGCGCTGAGATCCTCGCTGGTCGCCCAGGCCACGTCAACTATGATGTCATTCCTGGTGTCATTTACACGATGCCAGAGGTAGCGAGCGTTGGCAAAACTGAAGAGGAGCTGAAGAAGGCAGGTGTGGCATATAAGGTGGGGAAGTTCCCCTTTAATGCCAACAGCCGCGCGAAGGCCGTTGCCACGGAGGACGGCTTCGTCAAGGTGTTAACTGACAAGGCCACGGACCGTATCCTTGGCGTCCACATCGTTTGTTCCGCCGCCGGTGAACTCATTGCGGAGGCCTGCCTTGCGATGGAGTATGGCGCCAGTTCGGAGGATGTTGGCCGCACCTGCCACGCCCACCCAACCATGTCCGAGGCGGTGAAGGAGGCCTGCATGGCGTGCTTTGCCAAAACAATCAACTTCTAA
- a CDS encoding protein kinase, putative, with translation MDAYETLGMLGEGTYGVVVKARHRATSRIVAIKKYKQAEDDDHVRKTSLREVRVLKQLRHPNVIALLDVFRRDGKLYLVFEYVENTILQLIEEKKYGLSPDEVRRYTFQLLNGVSYCHAHNIIHRDVKPENILVSRDGVLKLCDFGFARQLSCRGNYTEYVATRWYRAPELLVGDVSYGKAVDVWAIGCVFSELSDGQPLFPGDSDLDQLSLIMRACGPVPQQMVSTFEHNALYRRVTFPSVDVEETLQQRFPTAASPWLEFLTSCLRMDPVERPSCTALMSMAYFTENNFRATYELELRELFQHCQPPLVDVAPTSPDHNFSREQQHQQQTLGNDRVDAELTLPRLAAPSLDAETTDKVDSAESKNTTMGVSSEVVGGVGGSVVVDSNSNSFHQLGALWSHYIGSTVGATMALSGELPNIGPRQAHPYPSGLPPGVQVTKPVPRSGTNSVGDKNYNGVQAMKVTGCLRLSAKNISRSPDVQRVKASAAQSGPKVKQAKSEVKPEQKREWKSCSALGKSVKPNYLFPLLPNGTNNSGITSYGPSGVAVGAGPAPQDACSPLVSKGLRPPSSNGIPGAGLHSNGSTTSFSAHKDEKMGLGCGEQNNNGSDHKQRKKHVKRTHDNGELEGSPRKVSDKPSSQHSVAGHRYSFRDGATKR, from the coding sequence ATGGATGCGTACGAAACACTTGGTATGCTTGGGGAGGGGACTTATGGTGTAGTTGTGAAGGCGCGGCACCGGGCGACATCACGCATCGTTGCTATTAAAAAGTACAAACAGGCTGAAGATGACGATCACGTCCGCAAAACGTCGCTTCGGGAGGTACGTGTGCTGAAGCAGTTACGCCACCCTAACGTCATAGCCCTGTTAGATGTATTTCGCCGCGATGGGAAGCTTTATCTTGTTTTTGAGTATGTTGAGAACACGATTCTGCAGCTgattgaggaaaagaagtatGGACTTTCACCCGATGAGGTACGGCGGTACACCTTTCAGTTATTGAACGGTGTGAGTTACTGCCATGCACACAATATCATTCACCGCGATGTAAAGCCAGAAAACATCCTAGTATCTAGGGACGGCGTTCTGAAGTTGTGCGACTTTGGTTTCGCCAGGCAGTTGTCGTGTCGGGGGAATTATACGGAATATGTTGCAACTCGCTGGTATCGTGCACCGGAGTTACTAGTTGGTGATGTATCATATGGCAAAGCGGTTGATGTTTGGGCTATTGGTTGCGTTTTTTCAGAGCTCTCCGACGGACAGCCGCTTTTCCCCGGAGACTCTGACTTGGATCAGCTCTCGCTTATCATGCGTGCTTGCGGGCCGGTCCCGCAGCAGATGGTTTCCACGTTTGAACACAATGCCTTGTATCGCCGTGTAACCTTCCCTAGcgttgatgtggaagagacgCTGCAGCAGCGTTTCCCCACCGCAGCATCGCCATGGTTAGAATTTCTTACTTCGTGCCTCCGCATGGACCCAGTCGAGCGACCTTCGTGCACGGCGCTCATGAGTATGGCGTACTTTACGGAGAACAACTTCCGCGCTACGTACGAACTGGAGCTACGGGAGCTTTTCCAACATTGTCAGCCTCCATTAGTGGATGTAGCGCCAACTAGTCCCGATCACAATTTTTcgagagaacaacaacaccagcaGCAAACCTTAGGCAACGATCGCGTGGATGCTGAACTCACACTACCGAGGCTGGCCGCCCCGTCATTAGATGCGGAAACAACCGACAAGGTTGACTCTGCAGAAAGTAAGAACACCACGATGGGCGTTTCCAGTGAAGTGGTGGGAGGCGTTGGAGGAAGTGTTGTTGTGGATAGCAATAGTAACTCTTTCCACCAGCTTGGAGCGCTATGGAGTCATTATATAGGATCAACAGTAGGGGCAACTATGGCACTTAGTGGTGAGTTACCCAATATCGGGCCCCGCCAGGCGCATCCGTACCCTTCTGGACTTCCGCCCGGTGTTCAGGTTACAAAACCTGTTCCGAGAAGTGGTACCAATTCAGTGGGTGACAAAAATTACAATGGAGTGCAGGCGATGAAAGTTACGGGTTGCTTAAGGCTTAGTGCGAAGAATATTTCTCGGTCGCCCGATGTACAACGGGTCAAGGCATCTGCTGCCCAAAGTGGACCCAAGGTGAAGCAGGCCAAATCTGAAGTCAAGCCTGAGCAAAAGAGAGAGTGGAAGTCGTGCAGCGCGTTAGGTAAGTCAGTGAAGCCCAACTACCTGTTTCCTCTGCTTCCTAATGGTACAAATAATTCGGGTATCACTTCCTATGGGCCGAGTGGCGTAGCTGTCGGTGCCGGCCCTGCCCCACAAGATGCATGTAGTCCATTAGTTTCAAAAGGGTTACGACCACCCAGTTCAAATGGTATTCCAGGCGCAGGTCTGCATTCCAATGGAAGTACCACTTCCTTTTCAGCACACAAAGATGAAAAGATGGGCCTCGGGTGTGgggagcaaaacaacaatggCAGTGACCataaacaaaggaagaaacatgtGAAACGCACACACGATAACGGTGAATTAGAAGGATCACCGCGGAAAGTGTCTGATAAGCCGAGTTCTCAGCACAGTGTAGCGGGTCACCGATATTCTTTTCGAGATGGTGCAACAAAACGATGA
- a CDS encoding T. brucei spp.-specific protein — protein MSFFFLFPFCVYARMCAYVYLHVYMSACAVIITITITIIIAIIIIIIIIIFLFGLLFRLKHDASDLQKYVCVYVLVFVFVFVCTSSRMLVRFHFIFTFFIIFFSYSLLSGASAPFCVVFSYFFLFLIIVIINKFRCLSRNNLYLLFCVVIFLPPLPSLPFPSLPSFFSFSIFTSIAHIHRWFFSAGVDLTALLCAPHFFLFFSFATICTGGSFVPLLLLFGFNLFCLCVSVCLFFSFFC, from the coding sequence atgtcttttttttttctttttccgttttgtgTATATGCACGCATGTGTGCTTATGTGTACTTGCATGTATATATGAGTGCATGTGctgtcattattactattactattactattattattgctattattattattattattattattattttcctctttggtTTGTTGTTCCGCTTGAAGCATGATGCATCGGACCTTCAAaagtatgtgtgtgtgtatgtattagtgtttgtgtttgtgtttgtgtgtacatCTTCTCGCATGCTCGTAAGGtttcacttcatttttactttcttcataatttttttttcttactccTTACTATCGGGCGCTTCCGcacctttttgtgttgttttttcctacttttttttgtttttaataatagtaataataaataaatttcgTTGTTTATCTCGTAACAAcctttaccttttgttttgtgttgttattttccttcctccccttccttcccttcccttcccttccctcccttcttttttttctttttccatattTACCTCCATCGCTCATATTCACCGTTGGTTCTTCTCTGCGGGCGTCGATTTAACTGCACTTTTGTGTGccccacatttttttctttttttttcttttgccacCATTTGTACCGGTGGAAGTTTTGTTCCtctgcttttactttttggttttaatttgttctgtttgtgtgtatctgtgtgtctctttttttcttttttttgctaa
- a CDS encoding cyclin 6, protein MNPTALREVSNLSTGSGDVKQRLAQRRSANLESCRYPYSSSAVRHGSGSLLSLRSSLYSPVGTAGKESSVSPHADRLRENNPVYCSDVIKDITTMYMESEKEAIYGQVLPSPRYLTYQPEINEKMRMILVDWLIDVHLKFKLHPETLYLTVSIVDRYLSSVNTRRTTGRYIPRSKLQLVGITAILLAAKYEEIWPPEVKECVYICANTYTRDEVIRMEREMCTELSFRFTVPTPFPFIVRLLDVVEGLERQQQTQQLSHQLQQIQSQSQSQSQQTQMQASQSQPQSLSRSRSQSRSQSRSDEECTAYVVQLRHTAFFFLDHGMLDYKCLQFSPSQQAKAALFLALVTLHMKEQGSSYVLNNDIIWTRQLQYYSKAQVRDFKACARTMLDFVSYVSTTRYQSVRRKYSSSKYGEVAKLTMPSEVPDF, encoded by the coding sequence ATGAATCCCACGGCACTTCGTGAGGTCTCAAACCTGTCCACAGGTTCTGGAGATGTGAAGCAGCGACTTGCTCAGCGGCGGAGCGCTAATTTAGAGTCATGTCGTTATCCTTACTCATCCAGCGCTGTGCGGCACGGCTCCGGCAGTTTGTTAAGCCTTCGCTCAAGTCTCTACAGCCCCGTAGGTACGGCAGGGAAGGAGTCATCTGTAAGCCCTCATGCTGACAGGCTTCGTGAGAATAATCCGGTATACTGCAGCGATGTTATTAAGGACATCACAACAATGTACATGGAAAGTGAGAAGGAGGCTATATACGGTCAGGTACTTCCGTCACCCCGCTATTTAACGTACCAGCCAGAGATAAACGAGAAAATGCGAATGATTCTCGTCGATTGGCTTATTGACGTTCACCTAAAGTTTAAACTACATCCCGAGACGCTTTACCTCACGGTGAGCATCGTAGACCGCTACCTTTCTTCTGTTAACACGAGGCGTACGACCGGACGGTACATACCGCGTTCAAAGCTGCAGTTAGTTGGTATCACCGCCATTCTTCTTGCTGCCAAGTACGAAGAGATATGGCCTCCGGAGGTGAAGGAGTGCGTGTACATATGTGCCAATACCTACACTCGTGATGAGGTTATTCGCATGGAACGTGAGATGTGCACCGAGCTGTCCTTCCGCTTTACTGTTCCAACGCCGTTTCCTTTCATTGTTCGATTACTTGACGTTGTTGAGGGCCTcgagcggcagcagcagacgCAACAGTTGTCACATCAGCTACAGCAGATCCAATCGCAGTCGCAATCTCAATCTCAACAGACACAAATGCAAGCATCACAGTCACAACCACAATCTCTGTCGCGTTCCCGCTCACAGTCGCGTTCGCAGTCGCGCTCTGATGAGGAATGCACGGCATATGTTGTACAGCTTCGGCAcaccgctttcttttttcttgaccACGGCATGCTTGATTACAAATGCCTTCAGTTCTCCCCGTCGCAGCAAGCAAAGGCCGCCTTGTTTCTTGCACTAGTGACACTACACATGAAAGAGCAAGGCTCGTCGTATGTGCTGAACAACGATATCATATGGACTCGTCAGCTTCAGTACTACAGTAAGGCTCAAGTACGTGATTTCAAGGCGTGCGCGAGGACCATGTTAGATTTTGTGAGTTACGTCTCCACAACGCGTTACCAATCGGTGCGTCGCAAGTACAGCAGCTCAAAGTATGGTGAAGTGGCTAAACTGACTATGCCTAGTGAAGTACCTGACTTTTGA